From a region of the Desulfosalsimonas propionicica genome:
- a CDS encoding tetratricopeptide repeat protein, whose amino-acid sequence MSAKSRQYLLFAGMLCFLLAAVPWAYTRIHQDEVLSHHARQAFMANDYQKAAKLYRMALEKGIDDPAAWHRLGDTYLALEKFDKALDAFLQIKQKSPDNLSLQMKLAQVHLLNNNPDHALAIIERVLDQKPDWDIALVWQARILSRRGRFQEAIDIYYRILGEKS is encoded by the coding sequence ATGAGTGCCAAATCCAGACAATACCTTTTATTCGCCGGGATGTTGTGCTTTCTGCTGGCCGCGGTTCCCTGGGCATATACGCGCATCCACCAGGATGAAGTGCTGTCTCACCATGCACGGCAGGCATTTATGGCAAATGATTACCAAAAAGCCGCCAAACTCTATCGCATGGCCCTGGAAAAGGGAATAGATGACCCGGCTGCCTGGCATCGTCTCGGAGATACGTATCTCGCCCTGGAAAAATTTGACAAGGCCCTGGATGCTTTTTTGCAAATAAAACAAAAAAGCCCGGACAATCTGTCCCTTCAGATGAAACTGGCCCAGGTGCATTTACTAAACAACAATCCGGATCATGCCCTTGCAATCATAGAAAGGGTTCTGGACCAAAAACCAGACTGGGATATTGCCCTGGTGTGGCAGGCCAGGATTTTATCCAGGCGCGGGCGTTTTCAGGAGGCCATTGATATTTATTACCGGATTCTTGGAGAAAAATCATGA
- a CDS encoding tetratricopeptide repeat protein, whose translation MKTIKPTIFIMISCAVLVGIIPGSAFCSESSFEDSQNLFLEDIPDWEARLELARLLSYTERYEESVQQYKKLLNQKPDLAEARLELARVLYWKGDLDEAEKVFSSVPEKQLSAAAKLEMADIYVARKEYEPAIEIYTDHLSSEPSDHGVRLKLAQVLSWTGDYEASAKEFRTILKERPDDIQVRRKYAQVLIWSEQFDQAITELEKTLAD comes from the coding sequence ATGAAAACGATAAAACCAACAATTTTTATTATGATTTCATGCGCTGTGCTCGTGGGGATAATCCCCGGTTCAGCCTTTTGCTCTGAATCCTCGTTTGAAGACAGCCAGAACCTGTTTCTCGAAGATATACCGGACTGGGAGGCGCGCCTTGAACTGGCCCGGCTGCTGAGCTACACAGAGCGCTACGAAGAGTCTGTGCAGCAATACAAAAAACTTCTCAATCAAAAACCTGACCTGGCCGAAGCCCGCCTTGAACTGGCTCGGGTGCTTTACTGGAAAGGGGACCTGGACGAGGCCGAAAAGGTTTTTTCCTCAGTGCCCGAAAAGCAATTGTCGGCTGCGGCAAAACTGGAAATGGCCGATATTTATGTTGCCCGCAAGGAGTATGAACCGGCCATAGAGATTTATACCGACCACCTTTCATCCGAGCCTTCCGACCATGGAGTCCGCCTGAAGCTGGCTCAGGTGCTTAGCTGGACGGGCGATTACGAGGCTTCGGCAAAGGAGTTCAGAACCATCTTAAAAGAAAGGCCCGATGATATCCAGGTAAGAAGAAAGTACGCGCAGGTGCTGATCTGGTCGGAGCAATTTGACCAGGCCATCACAGAACTGGAAAAAACACTTGCGGATTAA
- a CDS encoding glycosyltransferase family 2 protein, which produces MMKIQKKIINNLILSLISFTLLIIVLYLTVRIFIFIVADYAWYEKFFGFLLLAAQFFVLTHGFGYFLNLFRVINSDEKNDAPQELKSMELYEYPPVAIIVSSFREPIEIVEDTLVSFYNLTYPNKRIYFLDDTRYDTGDWTSAENADFYRKQVDDMCQRIGVDLFRRKWRGAKAGMINDFMNFLDGSPPAGFSYQACAHWENTKPGSEKYIIVFDADQNPFPDFVEPLIARMEANADVAFIQTPQYYTNFEGNRVARASGLQQAVFYEYICEGKSMQDAMFCCGTNVVFRRKALKDVGGFDEASVTEDFATSLKFHLKGWSSAYLNKVSAFGDGPEDLGAYFKQQFRWSLGTVGLFREIVKAFVKNPGRLNLYKWWEYMLSCTHYFIGWVMLILVISPVLFILFNIPTYFAKPELYFMFYIPYILLSFSLFLWSLRQRRYKFFEIVNGVLLQAICFPVYMKASLLAISGYRGSFKTTPKGQSLSLPFYTLWPQVGLALLCFTAAIWAGMRIYFERELVLALSVNSFWCLYHFLILVFVVYFNHPLEKEPESL; this is translated from the coding sequence ATGATGAAGATACAAAAAAAAATTATAAACAACCTGATTCTTTCACTTATCTCGTTTACGCTGCTTATCATTGTCCTTTACCTTACGGTCAGGATATTTATTTTTATTGTGGCCGATTATGCCTGGTATGAAAAATTTTTCGGCTTCCTGCTTCTTGCTGCCCAGTTTTTTGTACTCACACACGGGTTCGGCTATTTTCTGAACCTGTTTCGCGTTATCAATTCGGATGAGAAAAATGATGCCCCGCAAGAACTCAAGTCCATGGAACTATACGAATATCCGCCGGTGGCGATTATTGTCTCTTCGTTTCGGGAGCCTATCGAAATCGTGGAGGATACCCTGGTCAGTTTCTATAACCTGACCTATCCCAACAAGAGAATTTATTTTCTGGACGACACCCGATATGACACCGGGGATTGGACGTCAGCAGAAAACGCGGATTTCTACCGGAAACAGGTAGACGACATGTGCCAGCGCATCGGCGTTGATCTGTTCCGGCGCAAATGGCGGGGGGCCAAAGCCGGAATGATCAATGATTTTATGAATTTTCTGGACGGCAGTCCACCGGCAGGTTTTTCGTACCAGGCATGTGCCCACTGGGAAAACACAAAGCCGGGAAGCGAGAAATACATCATCGTGTTTGACGCAGATCAGAACCCTTTTCCGGATTTTGTTGAACCGCTGATTGCCAGGATGGAAGCCAATGCTGACGTGGCGTTTATCCAGACGCCCCAGTATTACACCAATTTCGAAGGCAACCGTGTGGCCAGGGCCTCGGGGCTCCAGCAGGCCGTCTTTTATGAATACATATGCGAAGGCAAGAGCATGCAGGATGCCATGTTCTGCTGCGGAACCAATGTTGTTTTCAGAAGAAAAGCCCTAAAGGACGTGGGCGGTTTTGACGAGGCTTCCGTAACCGAGGATTTTGCCACATCACTGAAGTTTCACCTGAAAGGATGGAGTTCGGCTTATTTGAACAAAGTCAGCGCTTTCGGAGACGGCCCGGAAGACCTTGGGGCGTATTTCAAGCAGCAGTTCCGCTGGTCTCTTGGAACAGTGGGGCTTTTTCGCGAGATCGTAAAGGCCTTTGTAAAAAATCCAGGGCGGCTGAATTTATATAAATGGTGGGAATATATGTTATCCTGTACGCATTATTTTATCGGATGGGTCATGCTGATTCTGGTCATCTCTCCGGTTTTGTTTATTTTATTTAATATTCCAACCTATTTTGCCAAACCAGAGCTGTATTTCATGTTTTATATTCCCTATATTCTCCTTTCGTTCAGCCTGTTTCTCTGGTCTTTGCGCCAGCGGCGCTATAAATTTTTTGAAATTGTAAACGGGGTGCTGCTCCAGGCAATCTGCTTTCCTGTTTATATGAAGGCATCTCTTCTGGCCATTTCAGGCTACAGGGGCAGCTTCAAGACCACGCCCAAAGGCCAGAGCCTGTCATTACCGTTTTATACGCTCTGGCCGCAGGTGGGCCTTGCCTTGTTATGTTTTACAGCAGCGATATGGGCGGGCATGCGCATTTATTTCGAAAGGGAACTGGTGCTGGCGCTGTCGGTGAACTCGTTTTGGTGCCTATACCATTTTTTAATTCTTGTCTTTGTTGTGTATTTCAACCATCCCTTGGAAAAAGAGCCCGAATCGCTGTGA
- a CDS encoding nucleotide pyrophosphohydrolase, which translates to MESLKQKLREFATARDWEQFHSPKNLVMALSVEVAELMEHFQWISQDQSRNLDAKTREKVRQEIGDVMVYLVRLADQLGIDPVAAAQEKVSVNEARYPAEKVRGSAKKYNEYE; encoded by the coding sequence ATGGAATCCTTGAAACAAAAATTAAGAGAGTTTGCAACGGCGCGGGACTGGGAACAGTTTCATTCGCCAAAAAATCTTGTCATGGCCCTGAGCGTGGAAGTTGCAGAACTTATGGAGCATTTCCAGTGGATTTCGCAAGACCAAAGCAGAAACCTGGATGCAAAAACCCGTGAAAAGGTCCGGCAGGAAATCGGGGATGTTATGGTTTATCTCGTCCGGCTGGCCGATCAGCTCGGAATTGACCCGGTAGCGGCTGCACAGGAAAAAGTTTCTGTCAATGAAGCCCGGTATCCGGCAGAAAAGGTGCGGGGCAGCGCGAAAAAGTACAATGAATATGAATGA
- a CDS encoding PilZ domain-containing protein, translating into MTTLEKRSEERLPLESATLPLLGSRQEDFQPFQYLVQDLSANGVRIAIPSWAQRREKLYRGDAVNLHLPYQLYGQSKNQGIVAWENWDPQMQIQSCGISLHRHFPETYPVYISLETREAVVNLSVVQSVANILCKVLKDAVLLKRGLLIYMEHLVAYLTRVSRFSKKEYADFRGLIIEDIQSGLKDNLRYLEALYQDALNAASEHEIFDRLDIDDIRKKMEPELYVDLFRSVLDSEIIQRYLVALKVLEKKGFNNYNTLVILYVNSL; encoded by the coding sequence ATGACAACCCTTGAAAAACGTTCAGAAGAAAGGCTTCCACTGGAATCTGCAACGCTGCCCCTTTTGGGCTCCAGGCAGGAAGACTTCCAGCCGTTTCAATACCTGGTGCAGGATTTGAGCGCAAATGGTGTGCGCATTGCCATCCCCTCCTGGGCACAGCGAAGGGAAAAGCTTTACAGGGGAGATGCAGTAAATCTTCATTTGCCCTACCAGCTTTACGGGCAGAGCAAAAATCAGGGGATCGTTGCCTGGGAAAACTGGGATCCGCAGATGCAGATTCAGTCCTGTGGAATTTCCCTGCACAGACATTTTCCGGAAACTTATCCGGTCTATATTTCACTGGAAACCCGGGAAGCGGTCGTCAACCTGTCTGTTGTGCAAAGCGTTGCAAACATCCTTTGTAAAGTGCTAAAGGATGCTGTTTTGCTAAAAAGGGGCCTGCTTATCTACATGGAGCACCTGGTGGCCTACCTGACCCGGGTAAGCCGGTTTTCCAAAAAGGAGTACGCAGATTTCCGGGGGCTTATCATTGAAGATATTCAGTCCGGGCTTAAGGATAATCTCAGGTATTTAGAGGCGCTTTATCAAGACGCCTTGAACGCTGCATCTGAACATGAGATTTTTGATCGGCTTGATATTGATGATATCCGGAAGAAAATGGAGCCTGAACTCTATGTCGATCTTTTCCGGTCAGTACTGGATTCAGAAATTATCCAGCGCTACCTGGTCGCCTTGAAAGTTCTGGAGAAAAAGGGATTTAACAATTACAATACTTTGGTAATCCTTTATGTAAACAGCCTATGA
- a CDS encoding glycoside hydrolase family 26 protein, with translation MEAETGLPVSMINLFLQWPKNPLHNNFPEQAFEAVHKAGAMTCLTWEPLHHKDGKPRMIPSEEIVNGEYDGYIDGFAKQVRTLGYPVMIRFAHEMNIDQYAWGAKRSEYGPNSPRRYREMFRYVVLRFKNLGVKNAFFAFCPNAESLPCPEKDPGADWNQAKNYYPGSSYVDVMGMDGYNWGQTRTVDEHGWQSNWRTFEDIFSSMYRQLKQIDSEKPVFVFETAAARQDGRDRDRWVRDAFFTAARWDIRGVFWFQADKETNWRLQTDPSCSYCGPVLRHFFSPMPLFEGKNGS, from the coding sequence ATGGAAGCGGAAACAGGCTTGCCGGTCAGCATGATCAACTTGTTTTTGCAGTGGCCCAAAAACCCCCTGCACAACAACTTTCCGGAACAGGCATTTGAGGCCGTACACAAAGCCGGGGCCATGACCTGCCTGACATGGGAACCCCTGCATCATAAAGACGGCAAGCCTCGCATGATCCCGTCTGAAGAAATTGTAAACGGAGAATACGACGGCTATATCGACGGGTTTGCAAAGCAAGTCCGCACCCTGGGATATCCCGTAATGATCCGTTTTGCCCACGAGATGAACATTGATCAATACGCCTGGGGAGCAAAAAGGTCAGAATACGGCCCCAACAGTCCCCGGCGCTACCGGGAAATGTTTCGCTACGTGGTTTTACGATTTAAAAACCTGGGTGTAAAAAACGCTTTTTTTGCATTTTGCCCCAATGCCGAGTCCCTGCCCTGCCCGGAAAAAGATCCGGGAGCAGACTGGAACCAGGCAAAAAATTATTATCCCGGCAGCAGCTACGTAGATGTAATGGGAATGGACGGATATAACTGGGGACAAACCCGGACGGTTGATGAACATGGGTGGCAAAGCAACTGGCGTACGTTTGAAGATATCTTTTCATCCATGTACAGGCAATTAAAACAAATCGATTCCGAAAAACCGGTATTTGTTTTTGAAACCGCTGCGGCCCGACAGGATGGGAGGGACCGGGACCGATGGGTCAGGGACGCCTTTTTTACTGCAGCCCGGTGGGATATCCGGGGTGTGTTCTGGTTCCAGGCGGACAAGGAAACAAACTGGCGCCTGCAAACTGATCCGTCCTGCAGCTACTGCGGGCCGGTGCTGAGGCATTTTTTTTCCCCCATGCCCTTGTTTGAAGGCAAAAACGGTTCATAG
- a CDS encoding ATP-binding protein, protein MIGQAIKGILAGTTPDKELVYLFELAVCEAVANSIKHAHECRADCSVEVNLLLYASDIVVQVTDTGIALNTEMLKQKQLHAPQNNISETEGGRGLFLIQKTMDEVRYQSIAGKNTLTMKKKIPSGRPGA, encoded by the coding sequence ATGATCGGCCAGGCGATTAAAGGGATTCTTGCCGGGACGACACCGGATAAAGAGCTTGTTTATTTATTTGAACTGGCGGTTTGTGAAGCCGTCGCCAACAGCATAAAACACGCACATGAATGCAGGGCGGATTGCAGCGTCGAGGTAAATCTTTTGCTTTATGCGTCCGATATTGTTGTACAGGTAACGGACACGGGTATTGCTTTAAATACAGAGATGCTGAAACAAAAACAACTTCACGCCCCCCAGAATAACATCTCCGAAACAGAGGGGGGCAGAGGACTTTTTCTGATTCAAAAAACAATGGATGAAGTCAGATACCAATCAATTGCGGGTAAAAACACACTGACCATGAAAAAGAAAATCCCATCAGGCAGGCCGGGGGCATGA
- a CDS encoding tetratricopeptide repeat protein: MGPGIHIKRILNVFFCLLWLISPAIAAAGKDKPFYRPSPENSRSAIVPQSEAISDFKARLMLAGLLLQSKTPDNLARADAVIDKLADSQPDSRRVKLLRIRLAFLQGNRSRAIDLADDFPVSADSDPKAFQALAKLYASFGQYSKSRDICQKVLAKLDGDEKAQTLMAFADLTILWGDFYTAEEIIRQQLAKDPASESLNLKLARNLSTQQRYDEARKHLLIITKKKNSRPSVHYYEAHAEKVNIALQEGDYAKATSSADAFIEKHGFKDVILMPGARSYQLANRPEDAEALYTKAAAVGRKKAEALTGLGQVKSKRGKPREARQCWEQALAINPQASLPKILLLQAAGDSLPDYIQGLIQEKPGPDRLCDLGDVLAKLGHRELALSCYKAAFASYPDHFPCAVGLAETSAAMGLYDKSTSVLDRLRADYPESYKLALTRARVLSWSARYGDAVDAYEALFQKNPDNFVVLKEAARTAYWGKMADAGRGYYQRIYTPPVDTVLLKRLRGKAEPANDGLLESALEKLDQKADSGSAYNGYETFFHWYEKQGFQLRQRHRQTIENTRAELDYLYQIQKKASLEHQSKHLVYNRRFAPAQRRLRELVEIDAGNQEALFELAQVHCALGLCDQEKQFYEELLKIDPLHGQAAVALERQKTRSRPQIFGAYRFWREKGRGDLAQMERHRADLGIKLPVNCRHKLQVVAHRYMESPLKYADTVEASGLGLRGELVTGPYLSFYGGITRKAYDENLQMTNFSKLTGDNAAREAFRVDLDDITLGYLTAAINLDNYARFEIGYEKAEELVNPVALAQGIYYESLKARLDANLSRRFEIGAGTAYKSYSDGNHGYIYDAAAGYSFTDHPREVKGILSVEYRDTDDLHQGCTAPGGRCLTPDDFRHPYWTPQDYWKTAATLVFRHDLAENFFCGAREHFYDLRITIGTETDQNHSFEIEALWKKEISDRVGVSASAMWHRSKQWDAAALSIDMFVRF, translated from the coding sequence ATGGGCCCGGGGATACACATAAAAAGGATTCTCAACGTTTTCTTCTGCCTGTTATGGCTAATTTCGCCGGCAATTGCAGCTGCCGGAAAAGACAAGCCGTTTTATCGGCCGTCCCCGGAAAACAGCCGGTCCGCCATCGTGCCGCAAAGCGAAGCAATAAGCGATTTTAAAGCCCGTTTGATGCTCGCCGGGCTGCTTTTGCAAAGCAAAACTCCGGACAACCTGGCCAGGGCGGATGCGGTCATCGACAAGCTGGCCGACAGCCAACCGGATAGCCGCCGGGTAAAGCTTTTGCGCATCAGACTGGCGTTTTTGCAGGGAAACCGAAGCAGGGCGATTGATCTTGCCGACGATTTTCCCGTATCTGCTGATTCTGACCCCAAGGCCTTCCAGGCGCTGGCAAAATTATACGCTTCTTTCGGACAATACAGCAAAAGCCGGGATATCTGCCAAAAAGTCCTTGCCAAACTCGATGGTGATGAAAAAGCACAGACCCTGATGGCATTTGCGGACCTGACCATTTTATGGGGAGATTTTTATACAGCAGAAGAAATTATTCGGCAGCAGCTGGCAAAAGATCCGGCAAGTGAAAGCCTGAACCTGAAGCTGGCAAGAAATTTGAGCACCCAGCAGCGATATGATGAAGCCAGAAAGCATCTGCTGATTATAACCAAAAAGAAAAATAGCCGGCCATCGGTGCATTATTATGAAGCCCATGCTGAAAAGGTAAACATCGCATTGCAGGAAGGCGACTACGCAAAAGCGACATCATCTGCGGATGCCTTTATAGAAAAGCACGGCTTCAAAGATGTCATCCTCATGCCGGGCGCCCGTAGCTATCAACTGGCCAACCGGCCCGAGGATGCAGAAGCGCTGTATACAAAAGCCGCTGCCGTGGGCAGAAAAAAAGCCGAAGCACTCACAGGCCTGGGACAGGTTAAATCAAAACGGGGAAAACCCCGGGAGGCCAGGCAGTGCTGGGAGCAGGCCCTGGCCATCAATCCGCAGGCATCATTGCCAAAGATCCTTCTGCTGCAGGCAGCCGGAGATTCCCTGCCGGATTATATCCAGGGGTTGATTCAGGAAAAACCGGGTCCGGATCGGCTCTGTGATCTGGGCGATGTTCTGGCGAAACTTGGACACCGTGAACTCGCACTATCCTGTTATAAAGCCGCTTTTGCAAGTTACCCGGATCATTTCCCCTGCGCCGTGGGCCTTGCGGAAACAAGTGCAGCCATGGGGCTTTATGATAAAAGCACTTCTGTTTTGGACCGCCTGCGCGCAGACTATCCTGAAAGTTACAAGCTTGCCCTGACCCGGGCCAGGGTTCTTTCCTGGTCTGCCAGATACGGGGATGCTGTTGATGCCTATGAAGCATTGTTTCAAAAGAACCCGGACAACTTCGTTGTCTTAAAAGAAGCTGCCCGCACCGCATACTGGGGGAAAATGGCCGATGCGGGACGCGGTTATTATCAACGCATATACACCCCTCCCGTGGACACAGTTTTACTGAAACGCCTGCGCGGCAAAGCAGAGCCGGCCAATGACGGACTTCTGGAAAGCGCATTGGAAAAGCTGGATCAGAAAGCTGACAGCGGATCTGCCTATAACGGGTATGAAACCTTTTTTCACTGGTATGAAAAGCAGGGCTTCCAGCTACGGCAACGCCATCGGCAAACCATTGAAAATACCCGGGCCGAACTGGATTATCTGTATCAGATACAGAAAAAAGCATCCCTGGAGCACCAGTCCAAACACCTTGTCTACAACAGACGTTTTGCCCCGGCCCAAAGACGGCTGCGGGAGCTGGTGGAGATTGATGCCGGCAACCAGGAAGCGCTGTTTGAACTGGCCCAGGTTCACTGCGCCCTTGGTCTTTGTGACCAGGAAAAGCAGTTTTATGAAGAACTGCTCAAAATTGATCCCCTGCACGGTCAGGCCGCTGTCGCCCTTGAAAGACAAAAAACACGGTCACGCCCGCAGATATTTGGGGCATACAGATTCTGGAGGGAAAAAGGCCGGGGAGATCTTGCTCAGATGGAAAGGCACAGGGCCGATCTCGGAATAAAGCTCCCGGTTAACTGCAGGCACAAACTGCAGGTGGTTGCACACCGGTATATGGAATCTCCACTGAAATACGCTGATACAGTGGAAGCCTCTGGACTTGGCCTCCGGGGTGAGCTGGTCACCGGGCCCTATCTTTCTTTTTACGGCGGAATAACCCGCAAGGCCTACGATGAAAACCTGCAAATGACAAATTTTTCAAAGCTTACCGGCGATAATGCAGCCCGTGAAGCTTTCCGGGTGGATCTTGATGATATAACACTGGGGTATTTGACAGCAGCGATCAACCTGGACAATTATGCCCGTTTTGAAATCGGTTATGAAAAAGCAGAAGAACTTGTCAACCCTGTGGCGCTGGCACAGGGTATTTATTACGAAAGCCTGAAGGCAAGACTTGATGCAAATCTGTCCCGGAGGTTTGAAATAGGGGCAGGAACAGCCTACAAAAGCTACAGTGACGGCAATCACGGATACATATATGATGCTGCCGCAGGCTATTCTTTTACCGATCATCCCCGGGAGGTAAAAGGTATACTCTCCGTTGAATACCGGGATACAGACGATTTGCATCAGGGGTGTACGGCCCCGGGTGGCCGGTGTTTAACACCCGATGATTTCAGGCATCCCTACTGGACCCCGCAGGATTACTGGAAGACCGCCGCAACGCTTGTGTTTCGCCATGACCTGGCAGAGAATTTTTTCTGCGGTGCACGAGAGCATTTTTACGACCTGCGGATTACCATAGGCACGGAAACCGATCAGAATCACTCCTTTGAGATCGAGGCGCTGTGGAAAAAAGAAATAAGCGACCGAGTCGGCGTCAGCGCTTCGGCCATGTGGCACCGTTCAAAACAGTGGGATGCGGCCGCATTGTCGATAGACATGTTTGTAAGGTTTTAG